A genomic stretch from Bacterioplanes sanyensis includes:
- a CDS encoding TorF family putative porin — protein sequence MIRAVLSASTALALLASPLSQAEFQAHIGATSEYIRDGISYTRGNPTLQGGLMYQHSSGVYGGIWGSGVEMKEDSPDFETDAYLGWYLPLSDRFAIDTSVTHYQFIGDSDVEIDAYNELTVRALYDDALLIGWRQAPDYLGSEHKKSAWELGYTVHTGSFSIEMLTARHRYLSYDDDFNFGDDRRDNYWQFRLGVGRSYGPYDYQLSLERTNLGNDFDGGTNFLFSIQRYFSF from the coding sequence ATGATACGAGCCGTATTGTCAGCCAGCACCGCTTTGGCCCTGCTGGCGTCGCCGCTCAGTCAGGCGGAGTTTCAAGCACACATCGGTGCCACCAGTGAGTACATTCGCGACGGCATCAGCTACACCCGAGGCAATCCGACCTTGCAAGGCGGCCTGATGTACCAACATTCCAGCGGCGTTTACGGTGGCATTTGGGGCAGTGGCGTCGAAATGAAAGAAGACAGCCCAGACTTTGAAACCGATGCTTATTTGGGCTGGTATTTGCCACTGAGTGACCGCTTTGCCATTGATACCAGCGTGACCCACTACCAATTTATTGGTGACAGCGACGTCGAAATCGATGCCTACAATGAGCTCACCGTGCGCGCCCTGTACGACGATGCGCTGTTGATTGGCTGGCGCCAGGCTCCCGACTACTTAGGTTCTGAGCACAAAAAAAGCGCCTGGGAGCTGGGCTACACTGTGCACACAGGTAGCTTTTCAATCGAGATGTTAACGGCGCGTCATCGCTACCTCAGCTATGACGACGACTTTAACTTCGGTGATGACCGTCGCGACAATTATTGGCAGTTCCGCCTTGGTGTCGGCCGCAGTTACGGACCCTACGACTATCAGCTATCTTTGGAGCGCACCAACTTAGGGAACGACTTCGATGGCGGCACCAACTTCCTGTTCAGCATCCAACGCTACTTCAGCTTCTGA
- a CDS encoding M14 family zinc carboxypeptidase produces MIQRIYHLKRALPELFELEKLIQRGRHQLRVSVPAHIRQRVDEHHIDLPFYVIEAGSLAPLAPTLILVGGVHGIERIGTQVILAFLRTLLERLDWDPAIHEQLAQLRLLVLPIVNPAGMWRNQRANANGVDLMRNAPIDADGDTPWLIGGQRISRHLPWYRGRKEQPMESESQTLVDVVGTAIRDQPHCISIDCHSGFGVRDRLWFPYAGSHHPWPSIAEALALTQLFERTYPSHTYLFEPQSLSYTTHGDLWDYLYQRYSNHKPDGIYLPLTLEMGSWLWVKKNPRHLFRYHSLFNPIMPHRQQRIQRRHLLLFDFLMSAVRSMPTWAPAQLEQKQSLHHLALERWYPHESWQVSNPG; encoded by the coding sequence GTGATTCAACGCATTTACCATCTCAAGCGCGCTTTACCTGAGCTATTCGAGCTAGAAAAGCTGATTCAGCGCGGGCGGCATCAGCTGCGGGTGTCGGTTCCGGCCCACATACGCCAGCGCGTTGACGAGCATCACATTGACCTACCCTTCTATGTCATCGAAGCTGGCAGCCTTGCGCCGCTGGCACCCACGCTCATTCTGGTCGGTGGCGTGCACGGCATAGAGCGCATTGGCACCCAGGTCATTCTGGCGTTTTTACGCACGCTACTAGAGCGCCTCGATTGGGACCCGGCCATACACGAACAACTGGCGCAACTGCGCTTGCTGGTATTGCCCATCGTTAACCCAGCGGGCATGTGGCGTAACCAGCGAGCGAACGCCAACGGTGTTGATCTAATGCGCAATGCGCCCATTGATGCCGACGGCGATACGCCTTGGTTGATCGGGGGTCAGCGCATTAGCCGCCATTTGCCCTGGTATCGCGGCCGCAAAGAGCAGCCGATGGAGAGTGAGAGCCAAACTCTGGTCGATGTGGTTGGCACGGCCATTCGTGATCAGCCGCATTGCATCAGCATCGACTGTCACTCCGGGTTCGGCGTTCGTGATCGTTTGTGGTTTCCGTACGCCGGCAGCCACCACCCCTGGCCCAGCATTGCCGAGGCTCTTGCCCTAACACAGCTGTTTGAGCGCACCTACCCCAGCCACACTTATCTGTTTGAACCACAGTCACTGTCTTACACCACCCATGGCGACCTGTGGGACTATCTGTATCAACGCTACTCGAATCACAAGCCCGACGGCATTTATTTGCCATTAACACTGGAAATGGGCTCATGGCTGTGGGTAAAGAAAAATCCACGCCACCTGTTTCGCTACCACAGCCTGTTTAACCCCATCATGCCTCATCGCCAGCAGCGCATTCAGCGCCGTCATTTACTGCTGTTCGACTTTTTGATGTCCGCCGTGCGCAGCATGCCCACTTGGGCGCCTGCACAGCTGGAACAAAAGCAAAGCTTGCATCACTTGGCGCTGGAGCGCTGGTATCCGCACGAAAGCTGGCAAGTCAGCAACCCCGGCTGA
- a CDS encoding ABCB family ABC transporter ATP-binding protein/permease, producing MKARTRLPETMPERLRVMTWVKTLWPYLMEYRWRVLIALLCLLAAKLASVAMPFLLKYQVDHLAGLNATDMDWWLWFPLGLLLAYGAVRFLNVFVGEVRDVLFGRVTERAMRRMALRVFQHLHRLSLNFHLDRQTGALQRDIERGTNGISFLMRFMIFNIGPTFIELALVIGILLVNYPPVFALITSLAVVSYVAFSVRVTEWRTEYVRQANQMDSSTHARALDSLLNYETVKYFTAEQRESLAYDEALAKWEQARRKNRLTLFLLNSGQALIISVAMAAMLMFAAYYVIRGEMTVGDFTLVNAFMFQLFLPLNLLGFVYREIKASMANIERLFELLDEVPGVADDGASTLQVTQGRVEFENVHFTYPNGRKVLNGLNLVVEPGQTLALVGTSGAGKSTLTRLLWRFYDSQQGDIRIDGQSLRAVSQQSLRSELGIVPQDTVLFNDTLKNNLLYARPDATDEALQQVADMSQLSGLLEHAEQGWETLVGERGLKLSGGEKQRLAIARMLLKQPAIQLFDEATSSLDSATESSIMRAIQRVAKGKTAIIIAHRLSTIVDADQIAVMDAGCVVEQGTHTQLLQRKGAYWRLWQAQLRTEEGGSHAVTDH from the coding sequence ATGAAAGCGCGCACGCGCCTGCCAGAGACCATGCCCGAGCGATTGCGGGTGATGACCTGGGTGAAAACTTTATGGCCGTATCTGATGGAGTATCGCTGGCGGGTGTTGATCGCGCTGCTGTGCCTGTTGGCAGCCAAGCTCGCCAGTGTGGCGATGCCGTTTTTATTGAAATATCAGGTCGATCACTTGGCGGGTTTAAATGCCACTGATATGGACTGGTGGTTGTGGTTTCCACTGGGCTTGTTGTTGGCGTATGGCGCGGTACGCTTTTTAAATGTCTTTGTTGGTGAGGTGCGAGACGTGTTGTTTGGCCGCGTCACTGAGCGGGCGATGAGGCGCATGGCGCTGCGCGTCTTTCAGCATCTACATCGCTTAAGTTTGAATTTTCATCTCGATCGCCAAACCGGCGCGTTGCAGCGTGATATTGAACGCGGCACCAACGGCATCAGTTTTTTAATGCGTTTTATGATTTTCAATATTGGTCCCACCTTTATTGAGCTGGCGTTAGTGATCGGTATATTGCTGGTGAATTATCCGCCGGTGTTTGCGCTTATTACGTCGTTAGCGGTTGTGAGTTATGTGGCTTTTTCTGTGCGTGTGACCGAATGGCGCACGGAATATGTACGCCAGGCCAATCAAATGGACTCCAGCACGCATGCCAGAGCGCTGGACAGTTTATTGAATTATGAGACGGTTAAATATTTTACTGCAGAGCAACGCGAATCTCTGGCCTATGATGAAGCGCTGGCGAAGTGGGAGCAGGCGCGGCGCAAAAATCGCTTAACCCTGTTTTTGTTGAATTCCGGTCAGGCCTTGATCATCAGTGTGGCGATGGCAGCGATGCTGATGTTTGCTGCGTATTATGTGATTCGAGGTGAAATGACGGTCGGTGATTTTACCTTGGTCAATGCATTTATGTTTCAGCTATTTTTGCCGCTGAATTTGCTCGGTTTTGTTTACCGGGAAATAAAAGCATCAATGGCAAATATCGAACGTTTGTTTGAGCTGCTGGATGAAGTACCTGGCGTAGCTGACGACGGTGCGAGCACTTTGCAAGTGACACAAGGCCGAGTCGAGTTTGAAAATGTACATTTTACTTATCCGAACGGACGCAAAGTGCTCAACGGTTTGAATCTGGTGGTGGAACCGGGGCAGACGCTGGCGTTAGTGGGCACCAGTGGCGCCGGCAAATCCACATTGACGCGCTTGCTATGGCGTTTTTACGACAGTCAGCAGGGCGATATTCGCATAGATGGACAGTCATTGCGTGCAGTGTCTCAACAGTCGCTGCGCAGTGAGTTGGGCATCGTTCCACAAGATACCGTGCTGTTTAACGATACGCTGAAAAATAATCTGCTGTATGCCCGCCCGGATGCCACTGATGAGGCGTTGCAGCAGGTGGCGGATATGTCGCAGCTGTCTGGCTTGCTTGAACATGCCGAGCAAGGTTGGGAAACCTTGGTGGGCGAGCGCGGGCTAAAGCTGTCTGGTGGTGAAAAGCAGCGTTTGGCCATTGCCCGTATGTTGCTGAAACAACCGGCCATTCAGCTGTTTGATGAAGCCACGTCGTCCCTCGACTCCGCCACTGAGAGCAGCATCATGCGCGCCATCCAACGTGTGGCCAAAGGCAAAACCGCTATCATTATCGCGCATAGGCTTTCTACCATTGTCGATGCCGATCAAATCGCGGTGATGGACGCCGGCTGTGTTGTGGAGCAGGGAACTCACACACAGTTGTTGCAGCGCAAGGGCGCTTATTGGCGTTTATGGCAGGCTCAATTACGCACAGAGGAAGGAGGCTCGCATGCGGTTACTGATCATTGA
- a CDS encoding 5'-3' exonuclease H3TH domain-containing protein: protein MRLLIIDAMNLIRRVFAAVEQGELAIEATQTRCLAVIGRQADAWQASHLITVFEWPATTWRHQLWPDYKAGRAPMPQLLADALPGVLHYLEKNGVPCLSMDCWEADDVIASVALNAYQHRLDVQIMSTDKGFCQLVRPGIQIRNHFDRSDWDVTQVTDMYGLRPDQLVDFWALMGDTTNHLPGVAGIGRKTAAQLLDRFGSLDATLVQMESFGDERWAKQLQQDWRQALLTRLLVRLRTDLELGVSLKSMRWGG from the coding sequence ATGCGGTTACTGATCATTGATGCGATGAACTTGATTCGGCGGGTGTTTGCCGCCGTTGAGCAAGGGGAGTTGGCGATTGAAGCCACGCAAACGCGTTGCTTGGCGGTCATTGGTCGCCAGGCGGACGCTTGGCAAGCCAGTCACTTGATTACGGTATTTGAGTGGCCGGCCACAACTTGGCGCCATCAGTTATGGCCAGACTACAAGGCCGGGCGCGCGCCGATGCCACAACTGCTAGCTGACGCCTTGCCTGGGGTATTGCATTACCTGGAGAAAAACGGTGTGCCGTGTTTGTCGATGGATTGTTGGGAGGCCGACGACGTCATTGCCAGCGTCGCGCTGAATGCTTATCAGCACCGCTTGGATGTACAAATCATGTCGACTGACAAAGGTTTTTGTCAGCTGGTCAGGCCGGGAATTCAAATCCGTAACCACTTCGATCGCAGCGACTGGGATGTGACGCAAGTGACCGACATGTATGGTTTGCGCCCAGATCAGCTGGTCGACTTTTGGGCGTTGATGGGCGACACCACCAACCATTTGCCGGGAGTCGCTGGCATAGGCCGTAAAACCGCTGCTCAGTTGCTGGATCGTTTTGGCTCACTGGATGCTACGTTGGTGCAGATGGAATCCTTCGGTGATGAGCGCTGGGCCAAGCAATTGCAGCAGGACTGGCGCCAGGCGTTATTGACTCGGTTGTTGGTACGCTTGCGCACGGACCTGGAGTTGGGCGTGTCGCTGAAGTCGATGCGCTGGGGTGGGTAA
- a CDS encoding tRNA-(ms[2]io[6]A)-hydroxylase: MKIDQVLEEISEFLGVATPDEWIEAALQHQDILLIDHANCEKKAASTAMNLLYKHLEREDLLKKMSQLAREELLHFEQVVNIMRDRGIRYRTVSSSRYASGMRDAVRKGGEQELIDVLIVGAFIEARSCERFAKLAPHLDPELAKFYRSLLRSEGRHYQDYLTLAQNYSSSDISDRVSDFKQLENDLILSPDPEFRFHSGVPSAA; the protein is encoded by the coding sequence ATGAAGATTGATCAGGTGTTAGAAGAAATCTCCGAGTTTTTAGGGGTGGCGACTCCGGACGAATGGATTGAAGCGGCACTGCAGCATCAAGATATTTTGCTGATCGATCACGCCAATTGCGAAAAGAAGGCCGCCAGTACAGCCATGAATCTGCTCTACAAACACTTGGAGCGCGAAGATTTATTAAAGAAAATGAGCCAGCTGGCGCGCGAAGAATTGCTGCATTTTGAGCAAGTAGTCAACATCATGCGTGATCGCGGCATTCGCTATCGCACGGTGTCTTCCTCTCGTTATGCCTCTGGCATGCGTGATGCAGTGCGTAAAGGCGGTGAACAAGAGTTGATCGACGTGTTAATCGTTGGAGCCTTTATTGAGGCACGCAGCTGTGAGCGCTTTGCCAAGCTGGCGCCCCATTTGGACCCAGAGCTGGCCAAATTTTATCGCTCATTGCTGCGTTCAGAAGGGCGGCACTACCAAGATTATCTGACGCTGGCACAAAATTATTCCAGCAGTGATATTTCAGACCGGGTCAGCGACTTCAAACAGCTAGAAAATGATCTGATCTTGTCGCCGGACCCTGAATTTCGTTTTCACAGTGGCGTGCCCAGTGCCGCCTAG
- a CDS encoding alpha/beta fold hydrolase encodes MTPPHLTLVSWKSADSSLSGWERPGDGQIVHFLHGNGFCSRTLWPLAQQLPSDWRLIFTDIPGHGGSARPSVGMPDWQGMARSIADQLQVLADGQPVQAVGHSMGGC; translated from the coding sequence ATGACACCTCCGCATCTAACACTGGTTTCATGGAAAAGCGCTGATTCGAGCCTGTCCGGCTGGGAGCGTCCCGGCGACGGACAGATTGTTCATTTTTTGCATGGCAACGGTTTTTGCAGTCGCACACTTTGGCCATTGGCGCAGCAGTTGCCATCTGATTGGCGCCTTATCTTTACCGATATTCCAGGGCATGGCGGCTCTGCTCGCCCGTCGGTTGGCATGCCAGATTGGCAGGGCATGGCACGATCGATTGCCGATCAGCTGCAGGTGCTCGCCGACGGGCAGCCTGTGCAAGCGGTTGGGCATTCGATGGGGGGGTGTTAA